In Chrysemys picta bellii isolate R12L10 chromosome 3, ASM1138683v2, whole genome shotgun sequence, a single genomic region encodes these proteins:
- the LOC135982594 gene encoding arginase-1-like codes for MRVNRARENKYQPANITPCLSAEDIVYIGLRDVDNAEHCILKSLGIKYYSMTEIDQLGIQKVMEETLCYLLANKKRPIHLSFDVDGLDPSLAPATGTPVPGGVTLREGIYVAEELYRTGLLSAVDIMEINPALGKTQEEVNTTVNTAVSIILSCFGKEREGSHSPSYRIPKPQKSI; via the exons ATGCGGGTGAACCGCGCTAG GGAAAATAAATATCAACCAGCAAATATAACCCCGTGCCTGTCTGCTGAAGACATTGTGTATATTGGACTAAGAGATGTGGACAATGCTGAACA CTGTATTCTGAAATCTCTGGGTATTAAATACTATTCGATGACTGAAATAGATCAACTTGGGATTCAGAAGGTGATGGAAGAAACACTTTGTTATTTGCTGGCCAA TAAGAAGAGACCAATTCACCTAAGTTTTGATGTTGATGGCTTGGATCCCTCTCTGGCACCAGCTACAGGCACCCCAGTTCCTGGAGGAGTGACTTTGAGAGAGGGTATCTATGTAGCAGAAGAACTTTATAGAACAG GGTTGCTATCAGCAGTAGATATAATGGAGATCAATCCGGCTCTTGGGAAGACACAAGAAGAAGTTAACACAACGGTCAACACAGCTGTTTCAATTATCTTATCCTGTTTTGGTAAAGAACGTGAAGGTTCTCATAGTCCCAGTTACCGTATACCCAAGCCACAAAAATCCATCTGA